Proteins encoded by one window of Vitis riparia cultivar Riparia Gloire de Montpellier isolate 1030 chromosome 11, EGFV_Vit.rip_1.0, whole genome shotgun sequence:
- the LOC117924561 gene encoding uncharacterized protein LOC117924561 isoform X2, which yields MPFDIMGKRKRPSQLHPFTSDSPLSSASSDTMPCSSRMDLLTEKSSHLTEAGALKPLTSVMDMTDSSLKLSNPHHPLSHHHYNLSRTLLLRRSRHHYGHQYSRRNSANHADASTSHGKITPSCDEKLSFKLANHSKSDFGQHTGSREKAFFRPERIRSSSSVVDAVSLDMVRMVCGICQRPLRRKPYCLENVLSSSELSVVAVLVCGHVYHADCLEQRTCHEDRQDPPCPLCVGLLSKVDDSGGQE from the exons ATGCCTTTTGATATCATGGGGAAAAGGAAGCGCCCCTCTCAGCTTCATCCCTTCACCTCCGATTCTCCTCTTTCTTCTGCTTCTTCTG ACACCATGCCTTGTTCCTCTAGAATGGATTTGTTAACAGAG AAATCTTCACATTTAACTGAAGCCGGTGCTCTCAAGCCTCTCACATCGGTCATGGATATGACAGATAGTTCTTTGAAGCTATCAAATCCCCATCATCCACTTTCACATCATCATTACAATCTCAGTCGTACGTTACTTTTAAGACGTTCACGGCATCACTATGGTCATCAATACTCTCGAAGGAATTCAGCCAACCATGCTGATGCTTCAACTTCTCATGGCAAGATCACTCCTTCATGTGATGAGAAACTGTCCTTCAAGTTGGCTAACCATTCCAAGTCAGACTTTGGACAACACACTG ggAGTAGGGAAAAAGCCTTTTTCCGGCCAGAAAGAATTAGGTCAAGTTCATCAGTGGTGGATGCAGTATCTCTTGATATGGTGAGGATGGTTTGTGGAATATGTCAGAGGCCATTAAGGCGGAAACCTTACTGTCTAGAAAATGTACTCTCTTCAAGTGAGCTCTCTGTTGTGGCAGTTTTAGTTTGTGGTCATGTTTATCATGCAGACTGTTTGGAGCAGAGAACATGTCATGAAGATAGACAGGACCCGCCCTGCCCATTATGTGTGGGCTTGCTCTCCAAGGTTGATGACTCAGGAGGACAGGAATAA
- the LOC117924561 gene encoding uncharacterized protein LOC117924561 isoform X1, translating into MPFDIMGKRKRPSQLHPFTSDSPLSSASSDTMPCSSRMDLLTEQKSSHLTEAGALKPLTSVMDMTDSSLKLSNPHHPLSHHHYNLSRTLLLRRSRHHYGHQYSRRNSANHADASTSHGKITPSCDEKLSFKLANHSKSDFGQHTGSREKAFFRPERIRSSSSVVDAVSLDMVRMVCGICQRPLRRKPYCLENVLSSSELSVVAVLVCGHVYHADCLEQRTCHEDRQDPPCPLCVGLLSKVDDSGGQE; encoded by the exons ATGCCTTTTGATATCATGGGGAAAAGGAAGCGCCCCTCTCAGCTTCATCCCTTCACCTCCGATTCTCCTCTTTCTTCTGCTTCTTCTG ACACCATGCCTTGTTCCTCTAGAATGGATTTGTTAACAGAG CAGAAATCTTCACATTTAACTGAAGCCGGTGCTCTCAAGCCTCTCACATCGGTCATGGATATGACAGATAGTTCTTTGAAGCTATCAAATCCCCATCATCCACTTTCACATCATCATTACAATCTCAGTCGTACGTTACTTTTAAGACGTTCACGGCATCACTATGGTCATCAATACTCTCGAAGGAATTCAGCCAACCATGCTGATGCTTCAACTTCTCATGGCAAGATCACTCCTTCATGTGATGAGAAACTGTCCTTCAAGTTGGCTAACCATTCCAAGTCAGACTTTGGACAACACACTG ggAGTAGGGAAAAAGCCTTTTTCCGGCCAGAAAGAATTAGGTCAAGTTCATCAGTGGTGGATGCAGTATCTCTTGATATGGTGAGGATGGTTTGTGGAATATGTCAGAGGCCATTAAGGCGGAAACCTTACTGTCTAGAAAATGTACTCTCTTCAAGTGAGCTCTCTGTTGTGGCAGTTTTAGTTTGTGGTCATGTTTATCATGCAGACTGTTTGGAGCAGAGAACATGTCATGAAGATAGACAGGACCCGCCCTGCCCATTATGTGTGGGCTTGCTCTCCAAGGTTGATGACTCAGGAGGACAGGAATAA
- the LOC117925633 gene encoding actin-related protein 2/3 complex subunit 3, with product MVHHSSFVDDEGITKACGCPLLPLKSHIKGPAPVSDQDRTDIVDEAITFFRANVFFRNFDIKSSADKLLIYLTFYINVALKRLEGCRTLAEGTKAIINLGLEKVPVPGESGFPFPGLFALPLSQPEAELFRNYLKQIREETSGRLLSVAYRPNGTPNKWWLAFAKRKFMNIIVP from the exons atg GTTCATCACTCCAGTTTCGTTGATGATGAGGGAATCACTAAAGCTTGTGGGTGTCCTCTGCTTCCTTTAAAAAGTCATATAAAGGGTCCTGCCCCAGTTTCAGATCAAG ATAGGACTGATATTGTTGATGAGGCAATCACATTTTTCCGCGCTAATGTCTTTTTTAGAAACTTTGATATCAAGAGCTCGGCTGATAAGCTCCTTATCTATCTGACATTCTACATCAATGTGGCATTGAAGAGGCTTGAGGGCTGTAGAACTCTGGCTGAAGGAACCAAGGCAATCATAAACTTGGGTTTGGAAAAGGTCCCTGTGCCTGGAGAGTCAGGTTTTCCTTTTCCTGGCCTTTTTGCCCTTCCTTTATCTCAACCAGAAGCAG AGCTATTCAGGAATTATCTGAAGCAGATAAGGGAGGAGACAAGTGGGAGACTACTGAGCGTTGCATATAGACCCAATGGGACCCCAAATAAATGGTGGTTGGCATTTGCCAAGCGGAAATTCATGAACATTATTGttccttaa
- the LOC117924561 gene encoding uncharacterized protein LOC117924561 isoform X4, whose translation MPCSSRMDLLTEKSSHLTEAGALKPLTSVMDMTDSSLKLSNPHHPLSHHHYNLSRTLLLRRSRHHYGHQYSRRNSANHADASTSHGKITPSCDEKLSFKLANHSKSDFGQHTGSREKAFFRPERIRSSSSVVDAVSLDMVRMVCGICQRPLRRKPYCLENVLSSSELSVVAVLVCGHVYHADCLEQRTCHEDRQDPPCPLCVGLLSKVDDSGGQE comes from the exons ATGCCTTGTTCCTCTAGAATGGATTTGTTAACAGAG AAATCTTCACATTTAACTGAAGCCGGTGCTCTCAAGCCTCTCACATCGGTCATGGATATGACAGATAGTTCTTTGAAGCTATCAAATCCCCATCATCCACTTTCACATCATCATTACAATCTCAGTCGTACGTTACTTTTAAGACGTTCACGGCATCACTATGGTCATCAATACTCTCGAAGGAATTCAGCCAACCATGCTGATGCTTCAACTTCTCATGGCAAGATCACTCCTTCATGTGATGAGAAACTGTCCTTCAAGTTGGCTAACCATTCCAAGTCAGACTTTGGACAACACACTG ggAGTAGGGAAAAAGCCTTTTTCCGGCCAGAAAGAATTAGGTCAAGTTCATCAGTGGTGGATGCAGTATCTCTTGATATGGTGAGGATGGTTTGTGGAATATGTCAGAGGCCATTAAGGCGGAAACCTTACTGTCTAGAAAATGTACTCTCTTCAAGTGAGCTCTCTGTTGTGGCAGTTTTAGTTTGTGGTCATGTTTATCATGCAGACTGTTTGGAGCAGAGAACATGTCATGAAGATAGACAGGACCCGCCCTGCCCATTATGTGTGGGCTTGCTCTCCAAGGTTGATGACTCAGGAGGACAGGAATAA
- the LOC117925636 gene encoding uncharacterized protein LOC117925636, which produces MWNLEYQSLSIKYFLPGNRKTLITLSTDKDLKRMIGFHGDSVTADVFVMGREGFDSHALNIHACRESGIKLAETVNHIAVSMMPAVAPQPFAIAPVSLGVMPSGAFPIDPVTVVTDVASPDTTTTVAHAAVTVSPVAPATFPVSTVADSLTAVDATAQSLNGISTTANPFAAFTITGDPSAAAPTPTAPVVIPATDATAHGSAILDITSTPADTVKKRRRTASWKFGANGPTIVSVTDDVGGKKRTASRKKNSRSQNTVPVADNVEQQQENGPWKDDFNGSSSLVASDDVPLEKLVASWKDGITGVGQEFKSVYEFREALQKYAIAHRFVYRLKKNDTNRASGRCVAEGCSWRIHASWVPAAQSFRIKKMTKSHTCGGQSWKSAHPTKNWLVSIIKDRLRDTPHHKPKDIAKCIFQDFGIELNYTQVWRGIEDAREQLQGSYKEAYNLLPWFCEKLVETNPGSVAKLLINDDKRFERLFVSFHASLHGFRNGCRPLLFLDATSLKSKYQEILLIATAVDGNEGFFPVAFAIVDVETDDNWLWFLEQLKSAISTLQPMTFVSDREKGLKKSVLEVFENAHHGYSIYYLMENFKKNLKGPFHGDGRGSLPINFLAATHAIRLDGFKKFTEQIKRVSSKAYNWVMQIEPECWTTVSFEGEHYNQITVDVIHAYINLIEEVRELPIIQKIEALICMIMESINTCQTDSSTWSSQLTPSKEEKLQDEIIKAHSLKVLFSTDTLFEVHDDSINMVNIDSWDCSCLQWKATGLPCCHAIAVFNCTGRSVYDYCSRYFTLNSFRLTYSESINPLPSIIKSLDNEEAAALHTLNVLPPCILRPLSQQKRKRVKTEEVMRRAVSCTRCKLAGHNKATCKATL; this is translated from the exons ATGTGGAATTTGGAATACCAATCCTTGTCGATCAAGTACTTTCTTCCTGGAAACAGGAAAACTCTGATCACTTTATCCACTGACAAAGACCTGAAGAGGATGATAGGTTTCCATGGGGATTCAGTAACAGCAGATGTTTTTGTTATGGGAAGAGAGGGTTTTGATAGTCATGCTCTGAACATCCATGCTTGCAG GGAAAGTGGGATAAAACTGGCTGAGACGGTAAACCATATTGCTGTCTCCATGATGCCGGCTGTAGCACCTCAACCTTTTGCAATTGCTCCTGTTTCTCTTGGTGTAATGCCTTCTGGTGCCTTTCCTATTGATCCTGTTACAGTTGTTACAGATGTAGCATCCCCAGACACTACTACAACAGTTGCTCATGCCGCTGTGACCGTCAGCCCAGTTGCTCCTGCAACTTTTCCTGTATCAACAGTTGCTGACTCTCTAACTGCTGTTGATGCAACTGCCCAAAGTCTCAATGGAATTAGTACTACTGCAAACCCTTTTGCTGCCTTTACCATCACTGGTGATCCAAGTGCTGCTGCCCCAACCCCAACTGCCCCTGTTGTTATTCCTGCCACAGATGCAACTGCTCACGGCTCGGCCATCTTAGATATAACCTCAACCCCAGCAGACACTGTTAAGAAGCGAAGACGGACTGCATCCTGGAAATTTGGTGCCAATGGTCCTACTATTGTTTCTGTCACTGATGATGTTGGGGGGAAAAAAAGAACTGCATCTCGGAAAAAAAATTCCCGAAGTCAGAATACTGTTCCAGTAGCTGATAATGTGGAGCAGCAACAAGAGAATGGACCCTGGAAAGATGACTTCAATGGTTCCTCTAGTCTTGTCGCATCTGATGATGTTCCACTGGAAAAATTAGTTGCATCATGGAAAGATGGCATTACCGGTGTTGGCCAGGAATTCAAAAGTGTCTATGAATTTCGTGAGGCGCTGCAGAAATATGCAATTGCACATCGCTTTGTTTACagattaaaaaagaatgacACTAATCGAGCAAGTGGCAGATGTGTTGCTGAAGGCTGTTCTTGGAGGATCCATGCATCTTGGGTACCAGCTGCACAATCGTTTAGGATAAAAAAGATGACCAAGTCACACACATGTGGAGGACAATCCTGGAAGTCTGCTCATCCTACGAAGAATTGGTTAGTGAGTATCATAAAGGATAGGTTACGAGATACTCCACATCACAAACCCAAGGATATTGCAAAATGCATTTTCCAGGactttggaattgaattgaacTATACACAAGTATGGCGTGGAATTGAGGATGCCAGGGAGCAACTTCAAGGTTCGTACAAAGAGGCATATAATCTGTTGCCCTGGTTTTGTGAGAAGTTGGTGGAGACAAATCCTGGTAGTGTTGCTAAGCTTTTAATCAATGATGACAAAAGATTTGAACGCCTTTTTGTGTCCTTTCATGCCTCATTACATGGTTTCCGGAATGGATGTCGCCCCCTTCTTTTCCTTGATGCTACCtctctaaaatcaaaataccaagaGATTTTATTGATAGCTACTGCAGTGGATGGTAATGAAGGATTTTTCCCAGTAGCATTTGCTATTGTAGATGTGGAGACTGATGATAATTGGCTATGGTTCTTAGAGCAGTTGAAATCTGCAATATCAACATTACAACCGATGACCTTTGTCTCCGATAGAGAGAAGGGCTTAAAGAAATCTGTGCTTGAGGTATTTGAGAATGCCCATCATGGTTACTCCATATACTACCTTATGGAAAACTTCAAGAAAAACTTGAAGGGTCCATTCCATGGAGATGGAAGGGGTTCTTTGCCTATCAATTTCTTGGCTGCTACCCATGCTATCCGACTTGATGGTTTTAAGAAGTTCACTGAGCAAATTAAACGGGTTTCTTCAAAAGCATACAACTGGGTCATGCAAATTGAGCCAGAGTGCTGGACAACTGTATCATTTGAGGGTGAGCACTACAACCAGATTACAGTAGATGTTATTCATGCATATATTAACTTGATAGAGGAGGTGCGAGAGTTACCTATAATACAGAAGATAGAGGCGCTAATATGTATGATAATGGAGTCGATCAATACCTGTCAAACAGATTCGAGTACGTGGTCTTCACAGCTTACTCCATCTAAGGAGGAAAAACTACAAGATGAAATTATAAAAGCTCACAGCCTTAAAGTGTTATTCTCTACTGATACCCTATTTGAGGTCCATGATGACTCCATTAATATGGTGAATATTGATAGCTGGGACTGTAGTTGCCTGCAGTGGAAAGCAACAGGGCTACCTTGCTGCCATGCGATTGCCGTCTTCAATTGCACAGGAAGGAGTGTATATGATTACTGTTCCAGATACTTCACTCTCAATAGCTTCCGGTTGACATATTCGGAATCAATAAACCCTTTGCCTAGCATCATCAAGTCTTTGGATAATGAAGAAGCTGCTGCATTGCACACTCTGAATGTGCTTCCTCCTTGTATATTGCGGCCATTGAGCCAGCAGAAGAGGAAAAGGGTCAAAACAGAAGAGGTTATGAGAAGGGCAGTTTCCTGCACCAGATGCAAGTTAGCTGGGCACAACAAAGCTACGTGCAAGGCAACCTTATAG
- the LOC117924561 gene encoding uncharacterized protein LOC117924561 isoform X3: MPCSSRMDLLTEQKSSHLTEAGALKPLTSVMDMTDSSLKLSNPHHPLSHHHYNLSRTLLLRRSRHHYGHQYSRRNSANHADASTSHGKITPSCDEKLSFKLANHSKSDFGQHTGSREKAFFRPERIRSSSSVVDAVSLDMVRMVCGICQRPLRRKPYCLENVLSSSELSVVAVLVCGHVYHADCLEQRTCHEDRQDPPCPLCVGLLSKVDDSGGQE, encoded by the exons ATGCCTTGTTCCTCTAGAATGGATTTGTTAACAGAG CAGAAATCTTCACATTTAACTGAAGCCGGTGCTCTCAAGCCTCTCACATCGGTCATGGATATGACAGATAGTTCTTTGAAGCTATCAAATCCCCATCATCCACTTTCACATCATCATTACAATCTCAGTCGTACGTTACTTTTAAGACGTTCACGGCATCACTATGGTCATCAATACTCTCGAAGGAATTCAGCCAACCATGCTGATGCTTCAACTTCTCATGGCAAGATCACTCCTTCATGTGATGAGAAACTGTCCTTCAAGTTGGCTAACCATTCCAAGTCAGACTTTGGACAACACACTG ggAGTAGGGAAAAAGCCTTTTTCCGGCCAGAAAGAATTAGGTCAAGTTCATCAGTGGTGGATGCAGTATCTCTTGATATGGTGAGGATGGTTTGTGGAATATGTCAGAGGCCATTAAGGCGGAAACCTTACTGTCTAGAAAATGTACTCTCTTCAAGTGAGCTCTCTGTTGTGGCAGTTTTAGTTTGTGGTCATGTTTATCATGCAGACTGTTTGGAGCAGAGAACATGTCATGAAGATAGACAGGACCCGCCCTGCCCATTATGTGTGGGCTTGCTCTCCAAGGTTGATGACTCAGGAGGACAGGAATAA
- the LOC117924660 gene encoding monogalactosyldiacylglycerol synthase 2, chloroplastic-like — protein sequence MAMSLLSPRKSIAETVFQKVGGYSNGSGHRRCSDGCMDEDGTMELVQIGAERTKNVLILMSDTGGGHRASAEAIRDAFQSEFGDEYRIFVKDVWKEYTGWPLNDMERSYKFMVRHVQLWKVAFHSTSPRWIHSVYLAAIAAYYAKEVEAGLMEYKPDIIISVHPLMQHIPLWVLKWQGLQKKVVFVTVITDLNTCHRTWFHPGVSRCYCPSEEVAKRSLLDGLEESQVRVFGLPIRPSFCRAVLSKDDLRVELEMDPHLPAVLLMGGGEGMGPVKKTALALGESLLDEGSGKPIGQLIVICGRNKVLASTLEDIAWKIPVKVKGFQTQMEKWMGACDCIITKAGPGTIAEALIRGLPIILNDYIPGQEKGNVPYVVDNGAGVFTRSSKETAKLVAEWFSTKTEELKRMSENALKLAQPNAVFDIVKDIHELACQRGPLANIPYMLTSSFTSII from the exons ATGGCGATGTCTTTGCTTTCGCCGAGGAAGTCTATCGCGGAGACGGTGTTCCAGAAAGTTGGTGGGTATTCCAACGGGAGCGGTCACAGGAGGTGTTCCGATGGTTGCATGGACGAGGATGGGACTATGGAGCTGGTGCAGATTGGAGCTGAGAGAACCAAGAATGTGTTGATCCTCATGAGCGATACTGGTGGTGGTCACAGAGCTTCCGCCGAGGCCATTCGCGACGCGTTTCAGTCGGAATTTGGAGATGAATACAGG atttttgtgaaggatgtatgGAAAGAGTACACAGGCTGGCCATTGAACGACATGGAGCGATCGTACAAGTTCATGGTCAGACATGTGCAGCTCTGGAAGGTTGCATTTCATAGTACCTCTCCCCGATGGATACACTCTGTCTATCTTGCTGCCATTGCCGCCTACTATGCCAA GGAGGTGGAGGCTGGTTTAATGGAGTATAAACCAGACATCATCATCAGTGTCCATCCTCTAATGCAGCATATTCCATTGTGGGTGCTCAAATGGCAAGGCCTTCAGAAGAAAGTAGTATTTGTCACGGTTATAACAGATCTCAATACCTGCCACCGTACATG GTTTCACCCAGGGGTCAGTAGATGCTACTGCCCTTCAGAGGAGGTGGCTAAGCGGTCTTTATTGGATGGCCTAGAAGAGTCTCAAGTTCGTGTTTTTGGCCTGCCCATCAGGCCATCCTTCTGCCGTGCAGTCCTCTCTAAG GATGATTTAAGAGTCGAACTAGAGATGGACCCACACTTGCCTGCAGTATTATTGATGGGTGGTGGTGAAGGAATGGGTCCTGTTAAAAAGACTGCATTAGCTCTTGGGGAATCATTGTTAGATGAAGGATCAGGGAAACCGATCGGACAATTGATTGTCATATGTGGTCGTAATAAAGTCCTAGCCTCTACGCTAGAAGACATCGCTTGGAAGATCCCAGTCAAA GTCAAGGGGTTTCAGACCCAGATGGAGAAATGGATGGGAGCTTGTGACTGCATTATTACAAAA GCTGGACCTGGCACAATTGCAGAAGCATTGATCAGGGGCCTCCCAATTATCCTTAACGACTACATTCCAGGACAA GAAAAGGGCAATGTCCCATATGTAGTAGACAATGGTGCAGGCGTCTTCACCCGAAGTTCAAAAGAAACAGCCAAACTCGTGGCCGAATGGTTCAGCACCAAAACAGAAGAACTGAAGAGAATGTCAGAGAATGCACTCAAGCTAGCACAACCGAATGCCGTGTTCGATATTGTGAAGGATATTCATGAACTTGCATGTCAACGGGGGCCCTTAGCCAATATCCCCTATATGTTGACATCATCCTTCACAAgtatcatctaa